From the genome of Corallococcus macrosporus DSM 14697:
TGGCGCGCACGGGCCGGGCATGGTGCCGCTGTCGCTGCGCACGCTGGGCGCCGGCTACTACACGGGCAACTGCCACAAGTGGCTGTGCGCGCCCAAGGGCGCAGCGTTCCTGCACGTGCGGCGCGACCTCCAGCCCGCAATCAAGCCGCTGTCCGTGAGCCACGGACACAACTCCCGCCGGACGGACCGCTCCCGCTTCCGGCTGGACTTCGACTGGACGGGGACGCACGACCCGTCGCCCATGCTCTGCGTGCCCGAGGTGCTGCGCTTCATGGGCGGGCTGCTCCCCGGCGGCTGGCCGGAGGTCATGGCCTCCAACCGGGCCAAGGCGCTGGCGGCGCGGAACCTGCTGTGCGGCCGGCTGGGCACCCAGCCCACCTGCCCCGAGGACATGGTGGGCAGCATGGCCACGGTGACGCTGCCGGACGGCTTCCCGGAAGCCCCGCCGCCCCCGCTCTACGTGGACCCGCTCCACCTGCGCCTGTTCGACGAATACCGCATCGAGGCGCAAATCACCCCCTGGCCCCGCCCCCCGCACCGGCATGTGCGCCTCTCCGCGCAGCTCTACAACACCCCCGCGGACTACGAGGCCCTGGGCGACGCTTTGGAAGCGCTGCTGCGTTGAGTAGGCTGCCGCGCATGTCGCGCTTCGCCACCATCGATGTCGGCAGCAACTCCGTCCTCCTGCTCGTCGCCGAGCGCACGCCGGAGGGCCGCTTCGAGGCCGTGCGCGAGCGCGCGGAAATCACCCGGCTGGGCCGGGGCGTGGACGCGACGCGCAAGCTCTCCACCGAGGGCATGGAGGCGACGCTCCAGGTGCTGGAGTCCTTCGCCCGCGAGGCGCGCGAGCTGGGCGCCCAGGGCATCGCCGTGTCCGCCACCAGCGCAGCGCGGGACGCGGAGAACGGCGCGGAGTTCCTCGCCGCCGCCAAGGCGCGCGCGGACGTGGCGGTGGAAATCATCTCCGGCGCCATGGAGGCGGAGCTGTCCTACGCCGCGGTGCACGCGGACTTCGCGGCGGACGCGGCGGGCCCCCTGCTGGTGCTCGACATCGGCGGCGGCTCCACGGAGTTCATCTACGGCAACCGCGGCGGGCACGTGGACTTCCGCCACAGCTTCGACGTGGGCGCGGTGCGCATGACGGAGCGCTTCGTGCGCTCGGACCCGATGACGCCCGAGGACCGCGCGAGCGTCGAGGCCCACCTGCGCGACACCTTCCGCGCCCTCCCCGCCCCGCCGCCCGGCGCGGCCCTGGTGGGCGTGGCGGGCACGGTGACGACGCTCTACGCCGTGCGGCACGCCATCCAGCCCTACGTCGCCGAGCGGGTCCACGGCGGCACGCTGTCCCTCGGCGAGCTGTCCGCCCTGACGCACCGCCTGTGCACCCTGCCGCTGGAGCAGCGGCGCGCCCTGCCCGGCATGCAGCCCAAGCGCGCGGACGTCATCCCCGCGGGCGCCCTCATCCTGCTCGAAGCGGTGAGGGCCCTGAAGCTGGAGGCCTGCCGGGTGAGTGACAGGGGCCTGCGCTGGGGGCTGCTCGCGCACCGCTTTGGAGCCGGAGCCACCTCTTCATGAACGTCCAACCCGCGGCCACACCGGCCGCGTCCGCCGTGCCCGCCAGCAACGCGGGTTATGCGCTGCTCATCCTCACCCT
Proteins encoded in this window:
- a CDS encoding Ppx/GppA phosphatase family protein, whose product is MSRFATIDVGSNSVLLLVAERTPEGRFEAVRERAEITRLGRGVDATRKLSTEGMEATLQVLESFAREARELGAQGIAVSATSAARDAENGAEFLAAAKARADVAVEIISGAMEAELSYAAVHADFAADAAGPLLVLDIGGGSTEFIYGNRGGHVDFRHSFDVGAVRMTERFVRSDPMTPEDRASVEAHLRDTFRALPAPPPGAALVGVAGTVTTLYAVRHAIQPYVAERVHGGTLSLGELSALTHRLCTLPLEQRRALPGMQPKRADVIPAGALILLEAVRALKLEACRVSDRGLRWGLLAHRFGAGATSS
- a CDS encoding aminotransferase class V-fold PLP-dependent enzyme — translated: MSASFRSHWSLDPEVVFLNHGSFGACPTAVLQRQSELRARLEAEPVRFLHREIEPLLDDARAALATFIGADADDLGFVPNATAGVNTVLRSLRFSPGDELLTTDHEYNASRNALDFAASQWGARVVVAKLPWPVPSAQAVVDAVLSHVTPRTRLFLVDHVSSQTALVLPLEQLVTALRERGVETLVDGAHGPGMVPLSLRTLGAGYYTGNCHKWLCAPKGAAFLHVRRDLQPAIKPLSVSHGHNSRRTDRSRFRLDFDWTGTHDPSPMLCVPEVLRFMGGLLPGGWPEVMASNRAKALAARNLLCGRLGTQPTCPEDMVGSMATVTLPDGFPEAPPPPLYVDPLHLRLFDEYRIEAQITPWPRPPHRHVRLSAQLYNTPADYEALGDALEALLR